From a single Rhodopirellula halodulae genomic region:
- a CDS encoding ligase-associated DNA damage response DEXH box helicase translates to MSKTDRIRPRELVDRFFAVRDSKPFLFQRSAWKAYLSGKSGLVHSATGTGKTLAVWMGPLLQWMNANKDASRWNPKRPPGLQVLWVTPLKALAGDTTAAMQAAIDELNLPWDLQGRTGDTKASLKARQMKKLPTAMVTTPESLTLMLTHERLQPQLSELKAVIVDEWHELLGTKRGVQVELALARLRRWSPELQTWGVSATLGNLDEALESLVGPANVDDAVIIHGKSKKKTKLFSILPRVIERFPWSGHIGTRMIPEVAKEVEQASSSLIFANTRSQTEIWYQKLLAHRPDWAGQIALHHGSLDTSVRHWVENGLREGSLKTVVCTSSLDLGVDFTAVDLVIQIGSPKGAARLLQRAGRSGHQPGAISRLAFVPTNAFELIELAAAQDSIRDGKLESRPLIPAPMDVLTQHLVTVAIGGGFESDDLLQEVRQTRAYESLTQTQWQFAIDFVVRGGNTLDAYPEFKRVELIDRRYQVTQKRVMSTHRMNIGTIVSDASMRIKFLKGGTLGTVEESFLSKVSPGDKFLFAGRLVELVRIQNSEAYVKRTKGTPDAVPRWMGGRMPLSSELAEGLRFKLQQAAEGNYIGPEMKRMRPLLELQRDWSHVPAANELLIESIRTRDGHQLFFYPFAGRLAHEGLSAVLAHRMSRIKKISFSFACNDYGFVLTSPEPAPLQEALDAGLLSPDQLVADIGESLNATEMSRRGFRAIARIAGLINGGFPGRQKPNKHLQASSNLFFEVFREYDPDNLLLKQCNAEVLENQLNASRMEDALRRIEQSRVVLKQPPKVTPMGFGLLVDRLRERLSSETLADRIARMQAQLEKAANQ, encoded by the coding sequence ATGTCGAAAACTGATCGCATTCGTCCGAGAGAGCTGGTGGATCGATTTTTCGCTGTTCGCGATTCCAAACCCTTTCTGTTTCAGCGTTCGGCTTGGAAAGCCTACTTGTCCGGAAAAAGTGGGCTGGTGCATTCCGCCACTGGCACGGGCAAAACGCTCGCCGTTTGGATGGGGCCGCTGCTGCAGTGGATGAATGCAAACAAAGACGCCAGTCGCTGGAATCCCAAACGTCCACCGGGATTGCAAGTCCTCTGGGTCACACCGCTGAAAGCACTGGCCGGCGACACAACCGCAGCGATGCAAGCCGCGATTGATGAGCTGAATTTGCCGTGGGATCTGCAAGGCCGCACGGGCGACACCAAAGCCAGTCTCAAAGCGAGGCAGATGAAGAAGCTGCCAACGGCGATGGTCACGACCCCCGAAAGCTTGACGTTGATGCTGACACACGAGCGTTTGCAGCCGCAACTGTCCGAACTCAAAGCCGTCATTGTTGACGAATGGCACGAACTGCTGGGGACCAAGCGTGGCGTGCAAGTCGAACTGGCGCTGGCTCGTTTGCGTCGTTGGTCACCCGAGCTGCAAACCTGGGGCGTGTCAGCAACGCTGGGCAATTTGGACGAAGCCTTGGAATCGTTGGTCGGTCCTGCCAACGTCGACGACGCGGTGATCATTCACGGCAAGAGCAAAAAGAAAACCAAACTGTTCTCGATCCTTCCTCGCGTCATCGAACGCTTTCCTTGGTCCGGACACATCGGCACTCGGATGATTCCCGAAGTGGCGAAGGAAGTCGAACAAGCCAGCTCGTCACTGATCTTTGCCAACACTCGATCCCAGACCGAGATCTGGTACCAAAAACTGCTGGCCCACCGTCCCGACTGGGCCGGGCAGATTGCTTTGCATCATGGTTCGCTCGACACCAGCGTTCGACATTGGGTCGAAAACGGTTTGCGAGAGGGCAGTTTGAAGACCGTGGTCTGCACCAGCAGTCTGGACCTCGGCGTCGACTTCACCGCGGTTGACTTGGTGATTCAAATCGGCAGTCCCAAAGGAGCCGCCCGTTTGCTGCAACGTGCCGGACGAAGCGGCCACCAACCCGGCGCGATCAGTCGACTCGCGTTCGTTCCGACCAATGCGTTTGAATTGATCGAATTGGCGGCTGCACAAGATTCCATCCGAGACGGCAAGCTCGAATCGCGACCGCTGATCCCCGCGCCGATGGACGTGCTCACGCAACACTTGGTGACCGTCGCCATTGGAGGCGGCTTTGAATCTGACGACTTGCTGCAGGAAGTCCGCCAAACGCGTGCCTATGAATCGCTGACTCAAACCCAATGGCAATTCGCGATCGATTTTGTGGTTCGCGGCGGCAACACACTGGATGCCTATCCTGAATTCAAACGAGTCGAGCTGATCGACAGACGCTATCAAGTCACTCAGAAACGTGTGATGTCGACGCATCGCATGAACATCGGGACGATCGTTTCGGACGCTTCCATGCGAATCAAATTTCTGAAAGGCGGCACGCTGGGAACGGTCGAAGAATCGTTCCTCTCCAAGGTCAGCCCCGGCGACAAATTCCTGTTCGCCGGCCGACTGGTCGAGTTGGTTCGGATCCAAAACAGCGAAGCCTATGTCAAACGCACCAAGGGCACGCCCGATGCGGTTCCACGTTGGATGGGCGGACGCATGCCGCTGTCGAGCGAATTGGCCGAAGGTTTGCGTTTCAAATTGCAGCAAGCCGCCGAGGGCAATTACATCGGTCCCGAGATGAAACGCATGCGACCGTTGTTGGAACTGCAACGCGATTGGAGCCACGTTCCCGCCGCGAATGAATTGCTGATTGAATCCATTCGCACGCGTGACGGACACCAGTTGTTCTTCTACCCGTTTGCCGGACGGTTGGCACACGAAGGCCTCTCCGCGGTCCTGGCCCATCGGATGTCTCGAATCAAGAAGATTTCATTCTCGTTTGCCTGCAACGATTACGGATTTGTGCTGACCTCGCCCGAACCGGCACCGCTTCAAGAAGCCCTCGACGCCGGGTTGTTGTCGCCGGACCAATTGGTGGCCGACATCGGTGAATCACTCAACGCGACGGAAATGAGCCGGCGAGGGTTTCGAGCGATCGCACGAATCGCTGGCTTGATCAATGGCGGTTTCCCCGGACGACAAAAGCCCAACAAGCATTTACAAGCCAGTAGCAACTTGTTCTTTGAAGTCTTCCGCGAATACGATCCTGACAACTTGCTTTTGAAGCAGTGCAACGCGGAAGTCCTCGAGAACCAGCTCAACGCTTCTCGCATGGAAGACGCCTTGCGTCGCATTGAACAAAGCCGCGTTGTGCTCAAGCAACCGCCCAAAGTCACCCCGATGGGATTCGGTTTGTTGGTCGATCGGCTGCGCGAACGACTCTCCAGCGAAACTCTGGCGGACCGCATCGCTCGCATGCAAGCTCAGCTCGAAAAAGCCGCCAATCAATGA